Part of the Quercus lobata isolate SW786 chromosome 6, ValleyOak3.0 Primary Assembly, whole genome shotgun sequence genome, ttggaggggccggcatagtgTTGCTATCACCAGAAggagacaagatcgaatgtatggtccgtctcgactttcccattaccaacaatgaagcagagtaCGAAGCAGTGGCGGCAGGACTCGACCTGGCCAAAGCCGCCGGAGCGGAAAGTGTAGCCGTTCAttgcgactctcaggtcgtgaccaatcaagtaaacggagaGTATGAATGTAAGGGGGAAAGGctgaagagatatcttgatcaagtgaaAGCGAGAATCAACGGGCTAAAAGCAACGGTCGTACAAATCCCCAGAGGAGAGAATGAGCTCGCCGATCGcctagccaaagccgcttcagcagaacatgtgacgacaccgggtaatgtactttcctttgttcaagtcttcccactaatagaccccgacaatatgcaggagatacgctccgaaagaaactggactacgcagataacttcatacttgaaggacgggttactgccCCAAGAGAAGCAGGCAGCGAGGAAATTAAAAGTCCAAGCGGCGAgattcgtcttgataaaagatATTCTTTACAAGAGGGGTTTCTCCCGTCCTTACctaagatgcctcggggttgAAGAGGCCGACTACGTAATGAGAGAAGTACATGAAGGAATATGCGGGAACCACTCTGGATCGcggtcgttggtgcacaaactggtacgggctgggtattactggccaaccatgcagaaggatgccgagtcttacgttaaaagctgcgacaaatgccagaggttcagcaattttatcggCCAGCCAGCTGAGGAGCTGACCCCTAtgacggctccatggccgttcgcccAGTGGGGACTGGACATCATGGGACCTTTCCCAACGGCTGTAAGGCAGCTGAAATTCTTGGTggtgggtattgactacttcacgaaatgggtagaagcggaagccttggccaccattacagaaaagaacattagaagttttgtttggcGGTGCAttgtatgcaggtttggtattcccagagtccttgtctcggataacgggaggcagttcgacaacggccacttccgggatttctgcgcacagctaggaataaaaaaccactactcatcacccgcccatcctcaggccaatggccaagttgaagtcacgaaccgatccctgctaaagattatcaagactcggctcgagggggcaaagggaatatggcccgaagaattaccaagcatactatgggcatacaggacaacggcgaggactccaacaggagagacgccattccgactgacatacgggagtgaggcggtcatccccgcagaagttggcctcacaagttacagggttcacaaccatgacgaatGCAGGAACGACGAATAtatgaggctacagctggacctgatagatgaggtaaggtcgacggcggagcaaaggatcgcaagataccaggatcgcatggccagaaattacaactcccgggtccgacacagagacttccaagtaggagacctgGTACTCAGGAGGGTCCTGGGTGcagctagagaccctacacagggaaaactcggccccaactgggaaggaccttacagagtcacggcatggaaaagaaaaggaacataccacctggagactacggagggggagaagctaccgcatccatggaatgctGAGCATTTGAGGAAGATACTACCAGTAATAGTACCACCTGGAGACTACGGAGGGGgagaagctaccgcatccatggaatgctgagcatttgaggaaatactaccagtaatAGTAACACGGCGAGcggcaaccaattttccatttagcttttatgaactttttataagttttttctgTAAACTGTGTTTCTCTTGCTACAATCTTGTCGTGCCTttcttttttaagcccaaggggggcaggcacttttcctttacgcatCTCTATAATTAGATACAATTATGATCTTCTTCTACTTGGATGTCATTACAATTGTCCTCAAAGTTCACGAATGCTAGttaaaagtccacaaagtggacgaatcaGCATAACAGTGAGTAACTCTACAAGTCCATGAAGTGGACGGTAcagccgccacaaagtggacggatcacccaaaacggtgtaaaaatttacaagtccacaaagtggacggatcatccctaAGGGGTAcaaatttacaagtccacaaagtggacggatcacacctaacggtgtataaatttacaagtccacaaagtggacggattaCCCCTAACGGTGTAaaaatttacaagtccacaaagtggacggatcatccctaAGGGGTAcaaatttacaagtccacaaagtggacggatcacacctaacggtgtataaatttacaagtccacaaagtggatggatcatCCCTAAGGGGTAcaaatttacaagtccacaaagtggacggatcacacctaacggtgtataaatttacaagtccacaaagtggacggatcatccctaAGGGGTAcaaatttacaagtccacaaagtggacggatcacacctaacggtgtataaatttacaagtccacaaagtggacggatcatccctaACGGGGAAAATTTAcaaatccacaaagtggacggatcacaccTAATGGTGTATAAATtcacaagtccacaaagtggacggatcacccctAATGGTCAATAATCCTACAAGTCCTTAAAATAGACGGTATAGTATTTCCTATCAATAAGGTGGAAGGGTCCGATTAGAAGTTCGAAATGCTTTAAAGTGAACGGATCAACAGACCGGCTTGTCCAAATTAATACACAAATAGACGGAGAGAAAAACCCTTAGCGGATACAAATACTTTACCAGCAACAAAAATATGCGTAAacatatatattgaaagaaaaatattgttcgGTGCAAAAgctaaattaaaacaaaccgtCTTCAAAAtacagaaaacataaaaaaagggGACGGATCCTCCTCAACATTTACTACAAATTAATCTACTTTTTTCGGCTCTTCAGCTGGAACGTCCTTCGACGGAGCAGACTCTCCTTCGCCCTGAACAGCATCTTCACCAAACAGGTCTTCCGTGTTTTCTGAAGCGACGGGCAGAGCGGATGTCTGATCTTGGTCATTGACGGTTATCATGGACACGTCAAGATCCGGGTAGGTCTTCTTTATCTGACGGAGGGCATCgtcaaagccttgaaggaacgaaCCCCCCAGCTCCTTCAATAAATCCAAAGAGTTGCGATACTCGGTGACGGCATCCTCTCCGGCTTGACGGAGTTTCTTCTTTAACTCTTTCACCTCCTCGTCTTTACccttcaaggccttcccagcttcTTCCGTCCTCTGTTCGAACTCTTTTCTGGTCTGCTCAGACAGTTCAAACTTCTGCTCCATTGTGGACTTCCACTTGTACAGTTGACTAAGCTCCTCCTCCGTCCGCCCAGCCTTTGTCCGTATACGTTCAagagccgcttcacggttgaggcagcgatccatcaagcccttcatcatgACCAAGGACTGAAATTGACAAAGTtaaagtgttaaatagaaaacaaagaagtGGACGGGCATACACTGACAAAAAAAAGGGTACCTGCCCAACGGCGAATAaacccgtctcccccattgctTCCGTCGAATGATTCCCCAGATCCTCGTAGTCCTCTGCCGAAATTATTGACTTGAGTTTCTCCAAGGCATACTTCGAATCGTCACGGAGAAGGGAAGGAGGTTTCTCCTCGTTGACGGGAGGGGCACGCATTAGGCCCTTGCCGGTTCCATGTTTGGCTTGGGTGACGGTCTTAACgccctcagccatcaagcccacCACGGGCTCCAATGAAACTTTCGGTTGCTTGTATGGACGGTCAGACTTTGGCGGCTGCTTCCTCTTAGCCGACGACCCCGGCACCTTAGGAATGACAACttcacccgtcttcttttgctcgacggctaGTGATTTTATCATTGCCCTTCTCTTAGCGTCGTCCATTTCTACAAATACAGGACGGATTAAGATCATCCTTCGTTAAATGCTAAATTCAAGAGTAAGAGTTGACGGACTtacgtttgtgtattctttcgtcgtatGCAAGGGCCTCGCGAGTGggttctggaccgtcacaataccaatgtATTGTTCTTGGGTTCACTAACTTGGCCCAAGTCCTTTCCTCCGGCTTAGTTTTCCTGCAAATCTCTTCAAGGAAACTGAATTCCTCAAGGCTAACTTGCGGGCGCCGTCTACCTACAGAGAAAGACGGTCAGAATATACACATAGACGGATATGAAAAACAGAAGCAAGCTAGGACGGGTGCATACGCAGTTGATTTATCACCGCCCAGGTTGTGTCAACGGGTAGGTACTCCGTCTCCCCTGGATGGTTCATCCATCTGTTaccctccaggaagaagtagcgactcttccagtctctatttgagtctggggtctcaaagatcACCTTCAACAAGGGGCTCCGACTAGCAAAACTATACATCCCCCTTGACCCAGAAATCTCGTCTGGACGGTAgcagtgaagaaattcacggacCGTCAGTCTCCTCTCTCCGTCCGACCATGCACCATAGagaatctccatggctatgaaGACTCTCCAGGCGTTAGGAGATATCTGTGTGACGGACAACCCTAGGTAGTGCAAAAGTTCCCTATGAAGTGTTgagagcgggaaccgaagtcctgccttcaacGCCTGCTCATATATTCCAACACCGTCTACCCCTTCATAGTAACACTTCTCTGACACATAAGGAAGACGGATGGAAATGTAGTCCGGTATTTGGAAGTTTGTTCTAAATGTGCTGAAATGTTTCTCcctgatgacggatgtgaactTATGGAATGTCCACTCCGGCAACATGATGAACTTCCtcagtccatcagcacctacaacGGACTCCAGTGCCTGATTCCCATCGTCATCAGAACCCTCTATTTCAactatctccacatcctcatctgtagaggacgaagaggaggacgacggactcctatcttcgccggggctctcttggtctttatgaccggacgggtatacattctcgtattccgccccgtcacgaaccaccgactggttacttgacgcactagacatttcctacaattgacgataaaacctaagactgacgggttTGAAATCATTGACGGGTATAGTAAGCCTATGAACAATGCATGGACGGAAATGTAACTTGATTATGTATTTAAACAAATACTTACCACACTTGGCGGATTAGAGGTGACGGTTGTTACAATCGGTATATTCTCGTCCACGACGGAGTGCTCTGACAGGGTTGACGGCTTCGTTCTGACAGTCTATTTCTTGTTAAAATGGTGAAAATGGGAGTGAggcgccttatatatatataggagatgcacggaagacgaagcgacgcctcgatcctatacaacggccactcagagattgacacgtggcattCTCAATCAATGTTGACAACCTGTCAGGTTACATCAACAAAATTGTACTCTTCACGTAACCGTCAACCTGATGGGTTTTATTCTGACGGGTTGATCCACAGGAGACCGTCATCTTATATTGCATGAACCAGTCGATCaaattattctttctttttctcacgGATATGTTTCCGTCACATAAATACCCGTCATGCCCCTACGATaggatcgtcaccccattgatcctttggcccaaaaaaaaaaaaaaaaaaaaaaaaaaaaacagacggatcattggggtgaagggggcaactgaagatgataaaatatagcctgttgggcctaccttaatgggcctgacggatcagGGCTGTTGGAGTTGTGTAAAGATGGTCCCACGCGCTGTGAAAGCCCATCGCCGACAGACTCGGTAGGGGCCCATGATCCGGAATCTCTATCGCCTataaaagccctaagatccagAAGGGGAAATCCTGGCCCACTACGTTTTGGaaaattggtatcagagtcccacattggaaagatctggaaaTCTAGAAGAGAAGCCTACTCCCCACCACTacagtcccacattggaaagatctagAGGTAAAGAGCCCtctctccaccactataaaagggccGACATTCTCGCAAATCGAGGTAAGATAAAAAATTGACCCCTCTCTAACGCCAAAAAGGatgaattctgacttgaccgtCGGAGAGTTTTAGGCCGGccccacaccggtgctctctaaaggttttctctCGATCGTTTTTGCTGTGCAGGTTCGCTCagagtcgcgagtacggtgtgacccaTTGGTGACAGATTTCTAACATCATCACacactaaattttcttttcttttcatttagtACTTTGAGGTCAAAGCACCGGATGGATgatttgtgttttaattttaattaggcAAGATAAccaagaatgaaaaagaaaatttacagGAAAATTAGGAGCAATTCTTAACTAGTAagtttttcttacaatttttttttttcttaactagtAAGggattctcttttgtttttgttttttacaa contains:
- the LOC115949944 gene encoding uncharacterized protein LOC115949944, which encodes MILIRPVFVEMDDAKRRAMIKSLAVEQKKTGEVVIPKVPGSSAKRKQPPKSDRPYKQPKVSLEPVVGLMAEGVKTVTQAKHGTGKGLMRAPPVNEEKPPSLLRDDSKYALEKLKSIISAEDYEDLGNHSTEAMGETGLFAVGQSLVMMKGLMDRCLNREAALERIRTKAGRTEEELSQLYKWKSTMEQKFELSEQTRKEFEQRTEEAGKALKGKDEEVKELKKKLRQAGEDAVTEYRNSLDLLKELGGSFLQGFDDALRQIKKTYPDLDVSMITVNDQDQTSALPVASENTEDLFGEDAVQGEGESAPSKDVPAEEPKKVD